From Nicotiana tabacum cultivar K326 chromosome 22, ASM71507v2, whole genome shotgun sequence, one genomic window encodes:
- the LOC107808181 gene encoding ubiquitin-conjugating enzyme E2 2-like — translation MSTPARKRLMRDFKRLQQDPPAGISGAPYDNNIMLWNAVIFGPDDTPWDGGTFKLTLQFSEDYPNKPPTVRFISRMFHPNIYADGSICLDILQNQWSPIYDVAAILTSIQSLLCDPNPNSPANSEAARMFSENKREYNRKVREIVEQSWTAD, via the exons ATGTCGACACCGGCGAGGAAGAGACTGATGAGGGATTTTAAGCGGTTACAGCAGGATCCCCCGGCCGGCATCAGTGGAGCTCCATATGACAACAATATAATGCTATGGAATGCAGTCATTTTCGG CCCTGATGATACTCCTTGGGATGGAG GTACATTTAAGCTGACACTTCAATTCTCAGAGGACTATCCAAACAAACCACCAACTGTGCGATTTATTTCCAGAATGTTCCACCCAAATA TTTACGCTGATGGAAGTATTTGCTTGGACATCCTGCAAAATCAATGGAGTCCCATATATGATGTAGCTGCTATACTGACTTCAATCCAG TCTTTGCTCTGTGATCCAAATCCCAACTCGCCAGCTAATTCAGAAGCAGCACGCATGTTCAGTGAGAACAAGCGTGAATACAACAGGAAGGTGCGCGAGATTGTTGAACAGAGCTGGACAGCAGACTGA
- the LOC107818162 gene encoding protein IQ-DOMAIN 31 isoform X2, producing the protein MGKSPGKWIKAVLFGKKSSKSSFTKDISGEKRFVTKAFAGDLAPNPPIQNVDRGSETAVEKGTSIGITCDSAALSSVIQDIESQVTNGALSADDAELKRLEQAATKAQAAFRGYLARRAFRALKGIIRLQALVRGHLVRRQAVATLRCMRAIVSVQALARGQRARLSDPTHQVLRRYNYGEHKDAKQVDLTVVSMSVRPEKLTASAFVCKLLAAVPIAMPLSLQYDECEPNSVRQWLERWSLSRFWEPLPQAKKVVDTKSQKKQASGQSVGTEVVRSKRSVRKVLSAATGDVSTVSSSDPEKPRRNIRKTTTHQIESVQDQPQNELERVKRNLIRVTAAVATPPEKSDAETDKARQIPIPAQAQAKTSISSASNVGEVLVVNSPEKTSDSISEIDKLALTKAPISDSISEIDNLALTEAPMQVAGEEPTDVLHDHPTVEQQQLQEENVGKSKNSPIVNEELSSKEDQTSKERTRRRRSLPSKEENSENISQNTPSVPSYMESTQSAKAKLKTQGSPKVSEDGAENVVVRRHSLPSSTNGKISSLSPRVQRPVQANGISGNKNNRSMPASRDAEKALQPGWRR; encoded by the exons ATGGGGAAGTCTCCGGGAAAATGGATCAAGGCTGTGCTTTTTGGGAAAAAGTCATCCAAGTCTAGTTTCACAAAG GACATCAGCGGTGAGAAAAGGTTTGTGACAAAGGCATTTGCGGGGGATCTTGCCCCTAATCCACCAATCCAGAATGTTGATAGGGGTTCTGAGACTGCAGTGGAGAAGGGAACAAGTATTGGCATCACATGTGATAGTGCTGCTTTATCCTCTGTGATACAAGATATAGAGTCGCAAGTTACAAATGGAGCACTTTCAGCTGATGATGCGGAGTTAAAACGGCTAGAGCAAGCTGCAACAAAAGCACAAGCAGCCTTTAGGGGTTACTTG GCTCGTCGGGCATTTCGAGCGCTTAAAGGCATTATACGGCTGCAAGCTCTTGTTCGTGGGCACTTGGTAAGGAGGCAGGCAGTTGCTACTCTACGGTGCATGCGAGCAATTGTTAGTGTTCAGGCATTAGCTCGTGGTCAAAGGGCTAGACTTTCAGATCCCACCCATCAAGTCCTTAGGAGGTACAATTACGGAGAACATAAG GATGCTAAGCAGGTGGATTTAACTGTTGTAAGCATGTCTGTTAGGCCAGAAAAGCTAACAGCTAGTGCATTTGTTTGCAAG CTTCTTGCTGCAGTGCCAATCGCCATGCCCTTGAGCCTTCAGTATGATGAGTGTGAACCTAATTCAGTTCGGCAGTGGCTTGAGCGCTGGTCGCTATCTCGCTTTTGGGAACCACTTCCACAAGCGAAGAAAGTTGTTGACACAAAGTCACAGAAAAAACAAGCCAGCGGACAGAGTGTTGGGACAGAAGTAGTAAGATCAAAACGGAGTGTCAGGAAGGTTCTTTCAGCAGCAACTGGTGATGTTAGTACTGTAAGTTCTTCTGATCCTGAAAAACCCAGGCGTAACATAAGGAAAACCACAACTCATCAGATAGAATCAGTGCAAGATCAACCTCAAAATGAACTTGAGAGGGTCAAACGGAATCTAATAAGAGTTACTGCAGCTGTGGCAACACCTCCAGAAAAGTCAGATGCAGAAACTGATAAGGCACGACAGATTCCTATTCCAGCTCAAGCTCAGGCAAAAACCTCAATATCCTCAGCTTCTAATGTTGGTGAAGTACTGGTGGTTAATTCTCCTGAGAAAACGAGTGATTCAATTTCTGAAATTGACAAGTTAGCTTTGACTAAAGCTCCTATCAGTGATTCAATTTCTGAAATTGACAACTTAGCTTTGACTGAAGCTCCTATGCAAGTAGCTGGGGAGGAACCAACTGATGTGTTGCATGATCATCCTACAGTTGAGCAACAGCAATTACAAGAGGAAAATGTTGGTAAAAGCAAGAACAGTCCAATTGTTAATGAGGAGCTTAGCTCCAAAGAAGATCAAACTAGTAAAGAGAGAACTAGGAGGAGGAGATCTCTTCCATCAAAGGAAGAGAACTCCGAGAATATCTCTCAAAATACACCAAGTGTGCCCAGCTATATGGAATCAACTCAATCTGCAAAGGCGAAGCTTAAAACACAAGGGTCTCCTAAGGTAAGTGAAGATGGAGCTGAAAATGTTGTTGTCCGGCGTCATTCTCTACCATCCTCTACCAATGGAAAAATCAGCTCATTGTCTCCTCGGGTGCAAAGGCCCGTTCAAGCAAATGGAATAAGTGGAAACAAgaacaacagatcaatgccagcTTCTAGAGATG CAGAAAAAGCGCTTCAACCTGGTTGGAGGAGATAA
- the LOC107818162 gene encoding protein IQ-DOMAIN 31 isoform X3 has protein sequence MGKSPGKWIKAVLFGKKSSKSSFTKDISGEKRFVTKAFAGDLAPNPPIQNVDRGSETAVEKGTSIGITCDSAALSSVIQDIESQVTNGALSADDAELKRLEQAATKAQAAFRGYLARRAFRALKGIIRLQALVRGHLVRRQAVATLRCMRAIVSVQALARGQRARLSDPTHQVLRRYNYGEHKDAKQVDLTVVSMSVRPEKLTASAFVCKLLAAVPIAMPLSLQYDECEPNSVRQWLERWSLSRFWEPLPQAKKVVDTKSQKKQASGQSVGTEVVRSKRSVRKVLSAATGDVSTVSSSDPEKPRRNIRKTTTHQIESVQDQPQNELERVKRNLIRVTAAVATPPEKSDAETDKARQIPIPAQAQAKTSISSASNVGEVLVVNSPEKTSDSISEIDKLALTKAPISDSISEIDNLALTEAPMQVAGEEPTDVLHDHPTVEQQQLQEENVGKSKNSPIVNEELSSKEDQTSKERTRRRRSLPSKEENSENISQNTPSVPSYMESTQSAKAKLKTQGSPKVSEDGAENVVVRRHSLPSSTNGKISSLSPRVQRPVQANGISGNKNNRSMPASRDEKALQPGWRR, from the exons ATGGGGAAGTCTCCGGGAAAATGGATCAAGGCTGTGCTTTTTGGGAAAAAGTCATCCAAGTCTAGTTTCACAAAG GACATCAGCGGTGAGAAAAGGTTTGTGACAAAGGCATTTGCGGGGGATCTTGCCCCTAATCCACCAATCCAGAATGTTGATAGGGGTTCTGAGACTGCAGTGGAGAAGGGAACAAGTATTGGCATCACATGTGATAGTGCTGCTTTATCCTCTGTGATACAAGATATAGAGTCGCAAGTTACAAATGGAGCACTTTCAGCTGATGATGCGGAGTTAAAACGGCTAGAGCAAGCTGCAACAAAAGCACAAGCAGCCTTTAGGGGTTACTTG GCTCGTCGGGCATTTCGAGCGCTTAAAGGCATTATACGGCTGCAAGCTCTTGTTCGTGGGCACTTGGTAAGGAGGCAGGCAGTTGCTACTCTACGGTGCATGCGAGCAATTGTTAGTGTTCAGGCATTAGCTCGTGGTCAAAGGGCTAGACTTTCAGATCCCACCCATCAAGTCCTTAGGAGGTACAATTACGGAGAACATAAG GATGCTAAGCAGGTGGATTTAACTGTTGTAAGCATGTCTGTTAGGCCAGAAAAGCTAACAGCTAGTGCATTTGTTTGCAAG CTTCTTGCTGCAGTGCCAATCGCCATGCCCTTGAGCCTTCAGTATGATGAGTGTGAACCTAATTCAGTTCGGCAGTGGCTTGAGCGCTGGTCGCTATCTCGCTTTTGGGAACCACTTCCACAAGCGAAGAAAGTTGTTGACACAAAGTCACAGAAAAAACAAGCCAGCGGACAGAGTGTTGGGACAGAAGTAGTAAGATCAAAACGGAGTGTCAGGAAGGTTCTTTCAGCAGCAACTGGTGATGTTAGTACTGTAAGTTCTTCTGATCCTGAAAAACCCAGGCGTAACATAAGGAAAACCACAACTCATCAGATAGAATCAGTGCAAGATCAACCTCAAAATGAACTTGAGAGGGTCAAACGGAATCTAATAAGAGTTACTGCAGCTGTGGCAACACCTCCAGAAAAGTCAGATGCAGAAACTGATAAGGCACGACAGATTCCTATTCCAGCTCAAGCTCAGGCAAAAACCTCAATATCCTCAGCTTCTAATGTTGGTGAAGTACTGGTGGTTAATTCTCCTGAGAAAACGAGTGATTCAATTTCTGAAATTGACAAGTTAGCTTTGACTAAAGCTCCTATCAGTGATTCAATTTCTGAAATTGACAACTTAGCTTTGACTGAAGCTCCTATGCAAGTAGCTGGGGAGGAACCAACTGATGTGTTGCATGATCATCCTACAGTTGAGCAACAGCAATTACAAGAGGAAAATGTTGGTAAAAGCAAGAACAGTCCAATTGTTAATGAGGAGCTTAGCTCCAAAGAAGATCAAACTAGTAAAGAGAGAACTAGGAGGAGGAGATCTCTTCCATCAAAGGAAGAGAACTCCGAGAATATCTCTCAAAATACACCAAGTGTGCCCAGCTATATGGAATCAACTCAATCTGCAAAGGCGAAGCTTAAAACACAAGGGTCTCCTAAGGTAAGTGAAGATGGAGCTGAAAATGTTGTTGTCCGGCGTCATTCTCTACCATCCTCTACCAATGGAAAAATCAGCTCATTGTCTCCTCGGGTGCAAAGGCCCGTTCAAGCAAATGGAATAAGTGGAAACAAgaacaacagatcaatgccagcTTCTAGAGATG AAAAAGCGCTTCAACCTGGTTGGAGGAGATAA
- the LOC107818162 gene encoding protein IQ-DOMAIN 31 isoform X1, protein MGKSPGKWIKAVLFGKKSSKSSFTKDISGEKRFVTKAFAGDLAPNPPIQNVDRGSETAVEKGTSIGITCDSAALSSVIQDIESQVTNGALSADDAELKRLEQAATKAQAAFRGYLARRAFRALKGIIRLQALVRGHLVRRQAVATLRCMRAIVSVQALARGQRARLSDPTHQVLRRYNYGEHKDAKQVDLTVVSMSVRPEKLTASAFVCKLLAAVPIAMPLSLQYDECEPNSVRQWLERWSLSRFWEPLPQAKKVVDTKSQKKQASGQSVGTEVVRSKRSVRKVLSAATGDVSTVSSSDPEKPRRNIRKTTTHQIESVQDQPQNELERVKRNLIRVTAAVATPPEKSDAETDKARQIPIPAQAQAKTSISSASNVGEVLVVNSPEKTSDSISEIDKLALTKAPISDSISEIDNLALTEAPMQVAGEEPTDVLHDHPTVEQQQLQEENVGKSKNSPIVNEELSSKEDQTSKERTRRRRSLPSKEENSENISQNTPSVPSYMESTQSAKAKLKTQGSPKVSEDGAENVVVRRHSLPSSTNGKISSLSPRVQRPVQANGISGNKNNRSMPASRDGKKLRIQTSLSC, encoded by the exons ATGGGGAAGTCTCCGGGAAAATGGATCAAGGCTGTGCTTTTTGGGAAAAAGTCATCCAAGTCTAGTTTCACAAAG GACATCAGCGGTGAGAAAAGGTTTGTGACAAAGGCATTTGCGGGGGATCTTGCCCCTAATCCACCAATCCAGAATGTTGATAGGGGTTCTGAGACTGCAGTGGAGAAGGGAACAAGTATTGGCATCACATGTGATAGTGCTGCTTTATCCTCTGTGATACAAGATATAGAGTCGCAAGTTACAAATGGAGCACTTTCAGCTGATGATGCGGAGTTAAAACGGCTAGAGCAAGCTGCAACAAAAGCACAAGCAGCCTTTAGGGGTTACTTG GCTCGTCGGGCATTTCGAGCGCTTAAAGGCATTATACGGCTGCAAGCTCTTGTTCGTGGGCACTTGGTAAGGAGGCAGGCAGTTGCTACTCTACGGTGCATGCGAGCAATTGTTAGTGTTCAGGCATTAGCTCGTGGTCAAAGGGCTAGACTTTCAGATCCCACCCATCAAGTCCTTAGGAGGTACAATTACGGAGAACATAAG GATGCTAAGCAGGTGGATTTAACTGTTGTAAGCATGTCTGTTAGGCCAGAAAAGCTAACAGCTAGTGCATTTGTTTGCAAG CTTCTTGCTGCAGTGCCAATCGCCATGCCCTTGAGCCTTCAGTATGATGAGTGTGAACCTAATTCAGTTCGGCAGTGGCTTGAGCGCTGGTCGCTATCTCGCTTTTGGGAACCACTTCCACAAGCGAAGAAAGTTGTTGACACAAAGTCACAGAAAAAACAAGCCAGCGGACAGAGTGTTGGGACAGAAGTAGTAAGATCAAAACGGAGTGTCAGGAAGGTTCTTTCAGCAGCAACTGGTGATGTTAGTACTGTAAGTTCTTCTGATCCTGAAAAACCCAGGCGTAACATAAGGAAAACCACAACTCATCAGATAGAATCAGTGCAAGATCAACCTCAAAATGAACTTGAGAGGGTCAAACGGAATCTAATAAGAGTTACTGCAGCTGTGGCAACACCTCCAGAAAAGTCAGATGCAGAAACTGATAAGGCACGACAGATTCCTATTCCAGCTCAAGCTCAGGCAAAAACCTCAATATCCTCAGCTTCTAATGTTGGTGAAGTACTGGTGGTTAATTCTCCTGAGAAAACGAGTGATTCAATTTCTGAAATTGACAAGTTAGCTTTGACTAAAGCTCCTATCAGTGATTCAATTTCTGAAATTGACAACTTAGCTTTGACTGAAGCTCCTATGCAAGTAGCTGGGGAGGAACCAACTGATGTGTTGCATGATCATCCTACAGTTGAGCAACAGCAATTACAAGAGGAAAATGTTGGTAAAAGCAAGAACAGTCCAATTGTTAATGAGGAGCTTAGCTCCAAAGAAGATCAAACTAGTAAAGAGAGAACTAGGAGGAGGAGATCTCTTCCATCAAAGGAAGAGAACTCCGAGAATATCTCTCAAAATACACCAAGTGTGCCCAGCTATATGGAATCAACTCAATCTGCAAAGGCGAAGCTTAAAACACAAGGGTCTCCTAAGGTAAGTGAAGATGGAGCTGAAAATGTTGTTGTCCGGCGTCATTCTCTACCATCCTCTACCAATGGAAAAATCAGCTCATTGTCTCCTCGGGTGCAAAGGCCCGTTCAAGCAAATGGAATAAGTGGAAACAAgaacaacagatcaatgccagcTTCTAGAGATGGTAAGAAACTAAGAATACAGACTTCTCTTTCTTGTTGA
- the LOC107818162 gene encoding protein IQ-DOMAIN 31 isoform X4 has translation MGKSPGKWIKAVLFGKKSSKSSFTKDISGEKRFVTKAFAGDLAPNPPIQNVDRGSETAVEKGTSIGITCDSAALSSVIQDIESQVTNGALSADDAELKRLEQAATKAQAAFRGYLARRAFRALKGIIRLQALVRGHLVRRQAVATLRCMRAIVSVQALARGQRARLSDPTHQVLRRYNYGEHKDAKQVDLTVVSMSVRPEKLTASAFVCKLLAAVPIAMPLSLQYDECEPNSVRQWLERWSLSRFWEPLPQAKKVVDTKSQKKQASGQSVGTEVVRSKRSVRKVLSAATGDVSTVSSSDPEKPRRNIRKTTTHQIESVQDQPQNELERVKRNLIRVTAAVATPPEKSDAETDKARQIPIPAQAQAKTSISSASNVGEVLVVNSPEKTSDSISEIDKLALTKAPISDSISEIDNLALTEAPMQVAGEEPTDVLHDHPTVEQQQLQEENVGKSKNSPIVNEELSSKEDQTSKERTRRRRSLPSKEENSENISQNTPSVPSYMESTQSAKAKLKTQGSPKVSEDGAENVVVRRHSLPSSTNGKISSLSPRVQRPVQANGISGNKNNRSMPASRDELYGYRGHI, from the exons ATGGGGAAGTCTCCGGGAAAATGGATCAAGGCTGTGCTTTTTGGGAAAAAGTCATCCAAGTCTAGTTTCACAAAG GACATCAGCGGTGAGAAAAGGTTTGTGACAAAGGCATTTGCGGGGGATCTTGCCCCTAATCCACCAATCCAGAATGTTGATAGGGGTTCTGAGACTGCAGTGGAGAAGGGAACAAGTATTGGCATCACATGTGATAGTGCTGCTTTATCCTCTGTGATACAAGATATAGAGTCGCAAGTTACAAATGGAGCACTTTCAGCTGATGATGCGGAGTTAAAACGGCTAGAGCAAGCTGCAACAAAAGCACAAGCAGCCTTTAGGGGTTACTTG GCTCGTCGGGCATTTCGAGCGCTTAAAGGCATTATACGGCTGCAAGCTCTTGTTCGTGGGCACTTGGTAAGGAGGCAGGCAGTTGCTACTCTACGGTGCATGCGAGCAATTGTTAGTGTTCAGGCATTAGCTCGTGGTCAAAGGGCTAGACTTTCAGATCCCACCCATCAAGTCCTTAGGAGGTACAATTACGGAGAACATAAG GATGCTAAGCAGGTGGATTTAACTGTTGTAAGCATGTCTGTTAGGCCAGAAAAGCTAACAGCTAGTGCATTTGTTTGCAAG CTTCTTGCTGCAGTGCCAATCGCCATGCCCTTGAGCCTTCAGTATGATGAGTGTGAACCTAATTCAGTTCGGCAGTGGCTTGAGCGCTGGTCGCTATCTCGCTTTTGGGAACCACTTCCACAAGCGAAGAAAGTTGTTGACACAAAGTCACAGAAAAAACAAGCCAGCGGACAGAGTGTTGGGACAGAAGTAGTAAGATCAAAACGGAGTGTCAGGAAGGTTCTTTCAGCAGCAACTGGTGATGTTAGTACTGTAAGTTCTTCTGATCCTGAAAAACCCAGGCGTAACATAAGGAAAACCACAACTCATCAGATAGAATCAGTGCAAGATCAACCTCAAAATGAACTTGAGAGGGTCAAACGGAATCTAATAAGAGTTACTGCAGCTGTGGCAACACCTCCAGAAAAGTCAGATGCAGAAACTGATAAGGCACGACAGATTCCTATTCCAGCTCAAGCTCAGGCAAAAACCTCAATATCCTCAGCTTCTAATGTTGGTGAAGTACTGGTGGTTAATTCTCCTGAGAAAACGAGTGATTCAATTTCTGAAATTGACAAGTTAGCTTTGACTAAAGCTCCTATCAGTGATTCAATTTCTGAAATTGACAACTTAGCTTTGACTGAAGCTCCTATGCAAGTAGCTGGGGAGGAACCAACTGATGTGTTGCATGATCATCCTACAGTTGAGCAACAGCAATTACAAGAGGAAAATGTTGGTAAAAGCAAGAACAGTCCAATTGTTAATGAGGAGCTTAGCTCCAAAGAAGATCAAACTAGTAAAGAGAGAACTAGGAGGAGGAGATCTCTTCCATCAAAGGAAGAGAACTCCGAGAATATCTCTCAAAATACACCAAGTGTGCCCAGCTATATGGAATCAACTCAATCTGCAAAGGCGAAGCTTAAAACACAAGGGTCTCCTAAGGTAAGTGAAGATGGAGCTGAAAATGTTGTTGTCCGGCGTCATTCTCTACCATCCTCTACCAATGGAAAAATCAGCTCATTGTCTCCTCGGGTGCAAAGGCCCGTTCAAGCAAATGGAATAAGTGGAAACAAgaacaacagatcaatgccagcTTCTAGAGATG AATTGTATGGATATAGAGGACATATATAA